Proteins co-encoded in one Thermochromatium tepidum ATCC 43061 genomic window:
- the tsf gene encoding translation elongation factor Ts, producing MAITAALVKELRERTGAGMMECKAALVEANGDIEAAIEAMRKSGQAKAAKKSGRTTAEGVVMIRIAEDGKQGVMVEINCETDFVAKDSNFLAFAEAVTVAALSSGVADAEALASQTLADGNTVDAAREALIAKIGENIQVRRLVRFDGAEGVLYSYRHGVRIGVLVELVAGDETLGRDIAMHIAASNPMCISADQVPAATLDKEREIFRAQALGSGKPEAIVEKMIEGRVRKFLEEVTLLGQPFVKNPDQTVAQLLKQAGAEVRRFMRLEVGEGIEKKVENFAEEVMAQVRGS from the coding sequence ATGGCGATTACAGCCGCATTGGTCAAGGAACTACGCGAACGCACCGGCGCTGGCATGATGGAGTGCAAGGCCGCGCTCGTGGAAGCCAATGGAGACATCGAGGCCGCCATCGAGGCCATGCGCAAGTCCGGTCAGGCGAAGGCCGCCAAGAAGTCCGGACGCACTACCGCCGAGGGCGTGGTCATGATCCGGATTGCCGAAGACGGCAAACAGGGCGTCATGGTCGAGATCAACTGCGAGACCGACTTCGTGGCCAAGGACTCCAACTTTCTGGCCTTCGCCGAGGCCGTCACCGTTGCCGCGCTCAGCAGCGGCGTAGCCGATGCCGAGGCACTGGCCAGCCAGACCCTGGCCGACGGTAATACCGTCGATGCCGCCCGTGAGGCCCTGATCGCCAAGATCGGTGAGAACATCCAGGTGCGTCGTCTGGTGCGCTTCGACGGCGCCGAGGGTGTGCTCTACAGCTATCGTCATGGTGTGCGCATCGGTGTGCTGGTCGAGCTGGTCGCCGGCGACGAGACGCTCGGTCGCGACATCGCCATGCACATCGCCGCCAGCAACCCGATGTGCATCAGCGCCGATCAGGTGCCGGCCGCGACCCTGGACAAGGAGCGCGAGATCTTCAGGGCCCAGGCGCTCGGCAGCGGCAAGCCCGAGGCGATCGTCGAGAAGATGATCGAGGGCCGGGTGCGCAAGTTCCTGGAAGAAGTCACCCTGCTCGGTCAGCCCTTTGTCAAGAACCCCGACCAGACCGTCGCCCAGCTGCTCAAGCAGGCCGGCGCTGAGGTGCGTCGCTTCATGCGCCTGGAGGTCGGCGAGGGGATCGAGAAGAAGGTCGAGAACTTCGCCGAAGAGGTCATGGCGCAGGTTCGCGGCAGCTGA
- the frr gene encoding ribosome recycling factor, translating into MIDDIKQDTAERMAKTVEALTHELAKIRTGRAHPSLLDHILVSYYGQEVPIRQVANINAEDARTLLVTPWERNMVQAVEKAIIQSDLGLNPNTAGTAIRVPMPPLTEERRRDLIKIARHEAEQARVAVRNIRRDANQTLKDLVKEKEISEDDERRGQEIVQRLTDQYIKEIDAVLAEKEQDLMSI; encoded by the coding sequence ATGATCGACGATATCAAGCAAGACACCGCTGAGCGTATGGCCAAGACCGTCGAGGCGCTCACCCACGAACTGGCCAAGATTCGCACCGGACGCGCCCACCCCTCGCTGCTCGACCACATCCTGGTCTCTTACTATGGGCAGGAGGTACCGATCCGCCAGGTCGCCAACATCAACGCCGAGGATGCGCGCACCCTGCTGGTCACACCCTGGGAGCGCAACATGGTCCAGGCGGTCGAAAAGGCGATCATACAGTCCGATCTCGGGCTCAACCCCAACACCGCAGGGACTGCCATCCGTGTGCCCATGCCGCCCCTGACCGAGGAGCGCCGGCGCGATCTGATCAAGATTGCGCGCCACGAGGCCGAACAGGCGCGCGTGGCGGTACGCAACATCCGCCGCGACGCCAATCAGACCCTCAAGGATCTCGTCAAGGAGAAGGAGATCTCCGAAGACGACGAACGTCGCGGCCAGGAGATCGTGCAGAGGCTCACCGATCAGTACATCAAGGAAATCGACGCCGTGTTGGCCGAGAAGGAACAGGACCTGATGTCCATCTAA
- a CDS encoding phosphatidate cytidylyltransferase, which yields MPVSDSSSPVANNLRHRTQTVLWLVPLVVGIVLLPNWAFALFLSFAMLVAAWEWCVLAGLREPAGRRFYLAFIAAVLAALWHWSALSWPLLLLASLIWWIVQSLIIPRIQHVEFVEGLRPWLLVTGLLILTSTWAALLSLHRIESRGPGLVLSLLILIATVDSVAYFSGQRWGRTKLAPALSPGKTWAGVQGALIGAALVGVLIAVWLGLAPLGALAVVMLCLLVAMLSIIGDLYESLLKRQRRLKDVSQLLPGHGGLLDRIDSLTAAAPLYSLGMTWALT from the coding sequence ATGCCTGTGTCGGATAGCTCCTCGCCTGTTGCCAACAATCTGCGACACCGCACCCAGACCGTGCTCTGGCTCGTGCCGCTCGTGGTTGGGATCGTGTTGTTGCCCAACTGGGCCTTCGCGCTCTTTCTGAGTTTCGCAATGCTCGTCGCCGCTTGGGAGTGGTGCGTTCTGGCCGGTCTCCGCGAACCGGCCGGGCGCCGCTTCTATCTGGCATTCATCGCCGCCGTATTGGCGGCTCTCTGGCACTGGTCCGCCTTGAGTTGGCCACTGCTGTTGCTGGCCAGCCTGATCTGGTGGATCGTACAGAGTCTGATCATTCCCCGTATCCAGCACGTCGAGTTTGTCGAGGGACTGCGTCCCTGGTTGCTGGTCACCGGATTGCTGATCCTGACCTCGACCTGGGCAGCCCTGTTGAGTCTGCACCGGATCGAATCCCGTGGCCCTGGTCTGGTGCTATCGCTCCTGATCCTGATCGCGACGGTCGATTCAGTTGCCTATTTCAGTGGGCAACGTTGGGGTCGGACCAAGCTCGCCCCCGCGCTCAGCCCGGGTAAGACCTGGGCCGGTGTCCAGGGCGCCCTGATCGGGGCCGCGCTGGTCGGTGTGCTGATCGCCGTCTGGCTTGGTCTGGCGCCGCTTGGTGCCTTGGCCGTCGTGATGCTGTGTCTCTTGGTCGCCATGCTGTCGATCATCGGCGATCTCTACGAGAGCCTGCTCAAACGCCAGCGCCGATTGAAGGACGTCAGCCAACTCTTGCCCGGCCATGGCGGTCTGCTCGATCGTATCGACAGCCTGACGGCGGCTGCCCCACTCTATTCCCTGGGCATGACCTGGGCCCTGACCTGA
- the uppS gene encoding polyprenyl diphosphate synthase, with translation METDSDIALSRLPRHVAIIMDGNGRWARQRGLPRTAGHREGVKSVRAVVEESVRRGIEVVTLFAFSSENWRRPRVEVNVLMELFMSALRTEARRLHENGIRLRILGERSAFPEKLQRRIAEVEALTAQNTRLYLQVAANYGGRWDIVQAARRLALEVQAGRLDPSQIDEHCLAERLSFADLPEPDLFIRTGGEQRLSNFILWQSAYSELYFSHLFWPDFDAAAYGEALDDYARRQRRFGLTGEQVEDRRLTLVDACVG, from the coding sequence GTGGAAACCGATTCAGACATCGCCCTTTCGCGGCTGCCACGGCATGTCGCCATTATCATGGATGGCAACGGCCGTTGGGCCAGGCAGCGCGGGTTGCCGCGCACGGCCGGCCATCGCGAGGGTGTCAAGAGTGTGCGCGCCGTGGTCGAGGAGAGCGTGCGCCGAGGCATCGAGGTCGTGACACTGTTTGCGTTCAGCAGTGAGAACTGGCGTCGACCGCGCGTTGAGGTCAATGTGCTCATGGAGCTCTTTATGAGCGCGCTACGCACCGAGGCCAGGCGGCTACACGAAAACGGGATCCGGTTGCGCATCCTCGGCGAGCGGAGCGCCTTTCCCGAGAAGCTCCAGCGCCGCATCGCCGAGGTCGAGGCACTGACGGCCCAAAACACCCGGCTCTATCTCCAGGTCGCTGCTAATTACGGTGGACGCTGGGACATCGTCCAGGCGGCGCGGCGGCTGGCGCTCGAGGTCCAGGCTGGACGGCTCGATCCGAGTCAAATCGACGAACACTGCCTGGCCGAGCGTCTGTCATTCGCCGACCTGCCCGAACCGGATCTCTTCATCCGTACCGGCGGTGAGCAGCGTCTGAGCAACTTCATCCTCTGGCAGTCGGCCTATTCCGAGCTGTATTTTTCGCACCTGTTCTGGCCGGACTTCGATGCCGCGGCCTATGGCGAGGCACTCGACGACTATGCCCGGCGTCAGCGTCGCTTCGGGCTCACCGGCGAGCAAGTCGAGGACAGACGCCTGACCCTGGTCGATGCCTGTGTCGGATAG
- the pyrH gene encoding UMP kinase, whose amino-acid sequence MTAPAYRRILLKLSGEALMGAGDHGIDPDVLERLAGDIRDLIASGVQVALVIGGGNIFRGAGLAARGLDRVTGDQIGMLATVMNALAMRDMLERMSVPTRVMSALPIDRVCEDYNHLRAVRHLELGRVVIFAGGTGNPFFTTDSAAGLRAIEIGADLLIKATKVDGVYSADPVKDPNAIFYPRLSYDQALREGLGVMDATAIVLCRDHAMPLRVMNINEPNALSRLMAGEDVGSLVVSGN is encoded by the coding sequence ATGACCGCTCCTGCGTATCGACGCATCCTGCTCAAACTCAGTGGCGAGGCGCTGATGGGCGCGGGCGACCATGGTATCGATCCGGACGTCCTGGAACGGCTCGCGGGCGATATCCGCGACCTGATCGCTTCAGGTGTCCAGGTTGCGCTCGTGATTGGGGGCGGCAACATCTTTCGCGGTGCCGGGTTGGCGGCGCGCGGCCTAGATCGGGTCACGGGCGATCAGATCGGGATGCTCGCCACGGTGATGAACGCCCTGGCCATGCGCGACATGCTCGAGCGGATGTCGGTGCCGACGCGCGTGATGTCGGCGCTGCCGATCGATCGGGTCTGCGAGGACTACAACCACCTTCGCGCCGTGCGTCATCTGGAGCTGGGGCGCGTGGTGATCTTTGCCGGCGGTACCGGCAATCCCTTCTTCACCACCGACTCGGCGGCCGGTCTGCGGGCCATCGAGATTGGGGCTGACCTGCTGATCAAGGCCACCAAGGTCGATGGGGTCTATTCCGCCGATCCGGTGAAGGATCCGAACGCCATCTTCTACCCCCGACTCAGCTATGATCAGGCCCTACGCGAGGGGCTTGGGGTGATGGACGCCACCGCGATCGTGCTGTGCCGCGATCACGCCATGCCCCTGCGGGTCATGAACATCAACGAACCGAACGCCCTGTCCCGTCTCATGGCCGGCGAGGACGTCGGTTCACTGGTCGTAAGCGGAAACTGA